Proteins co-encoded in one Caldilineales bacterium genomic window:
- the rplE gene encoding 50S ribosomal protein L5 codes for MSARLKERYQQEVIPAMVERFQYKNVMQVPRLQKISVNIGLGEALQNPKAVEAAAADVATITGQKPVVRKARKSIASFKLRQGNPIGVSVTLRGDRMWSFLDRLINVALPRQRDFQGVSADGFDGRGNYTVGLREQLAFPEINYDTVDKLRGLGISIVTSARSDDEGRELLRLLGMPFKR; via the coding sequence ATGTCAGCCAGGTTGAAAGAACGCTACCAGCAGGAAGTCATTCCCGCCATGGTCGAGCGTTTCCAGTACAAGAACGTAATGCAGGTGCCCCGCCTGCAGAAAATCTCCGTCAACATTGGCCTCGGCGAAGCCTTGCAGAACCCGAAAGCGGTCGAAGCCGCCGCCGCCGATGTTGCCACCATCACTGGTCAGAAACCCGTTGTTCGCAAGGCTCGCAAGTCGATTGCCAGCTTCAAATTGCGGCAAGGAAATCCCATCGGTGTGAGCGTGACCCTACGCGGCGACCGGATGTGGAGCTTTCTCGACCGGCTGATCAACGTGGCCTTGCCCCGGCAGCGCGACTTTCAGGGCGTCTCGGCTGATGGTTTCGATGGTCGCGGCAACTACACTGTGGGCCTGCGTGAACAGCTGGCCTTTCCCGAAATCAACTACGACACCGTCGATAAGCTGCGTGGCTTAGGGATCAGCATCGTGACCAGCGCCCGTAGCGATGACGAGGGCCGCGAGCTGCTGCGCCTGCTCGGTATGCCTTTCAAGCGTTGA
- the rplX gene encoding 50S ribosomal protein L24, with product MKQKIHKGDTVEVIAGNYTGKRGEVQSVIRKKNKQGEYDADEVYVVVSGVNMIKKHQRRTGDVRTQVGIIEREGPIHISKVMLVAPHANQPTRVGSRVSADGEKTRYSAKFDELID from the coding sequence ATGAAGCAGAAAATCCACAAAGGCGACACCGTCGAAGTCATCGCCGGCAACTATACCGGCAAGCGTGGCGAGGTCCAATCTGTGATCCGCAAGAAAAACAAACAAGGCGAGTACGATGCCGATGAAGTCTATGTCGTCGTCTCCGGCGTCAACATGATCAAGAAACATCAGCGTCGCACGGGCGATGTCCGCACCCAGGTTGGCATTATCGAGCGCGAGGGGCCGATCCACATCTCGAAGGTGATGTTGGTGGCCCCGCACGCCAACCAACCCACGCGCGTAGGCAGCCGCGTCTCGGCCGATGGCGAGAAAACTCGTTATAGCGCCAAATTCGACGAACTTATTGACTGA
- the rplN gene encoding 50S ribosomal protein L14, with protein MIQQETILKVADNTGAKELLCIRVMGGSTRRYASVGDIIVAAVKQASPGGAVKKGDVVKAVVVRTAKEIGRSDGSYIRFDDNAAVILDQNNNPRGTRIFGPVARELRDKRFMKIVSLAPEVL; from the coding sequence ATGATTCAGCAAGAAACGATTCTCAAGGTCGCCGACAACACCGGCGCCAAAGAACTGCTCTGCATCCGTGTGATGGGCGGCTCGACGCGGCGCTATGCCAGCGTGGGCGACATCATCGTGGCGGCGGTCAAGCAGGCGTCGCCGGGCGGCGCCGTAAAGAAGGGCGATGTGGTCAAGGCCGTGGTCGTCCGCACCGCCAAGGAGATCGGTCGTAGCGATGGCAGCTACATCCGCTTCGACGATAACGCCGCCGTCATCCTCGATCAGAACAACAACCCCCGCGGCACCCGCATCTTCGGCCCCGTCGCCCGCGAACTGCGCGACAAACGGTTCATGAAGATCGTCAGCCTGGCCCCCGAGGTTCTCTGA
- a CDS encoding type Z 30S ribosomal protein S14: protein MAKTCMIYREQRRKYAGRVRNRCRICGRSRGYMRRFDLCRICFRHEAERGTLPGVVKSSW, encoded by the coding sequence ATGGCTAAGACGTGCATGATCTATCGCGAACAGCGCCGCAAGTACGCCGGTCGAGTTCGCAACCGCTGCCGCATCTGCGGCCGCTCGCGCGGCTACATGCGCCGTTTCGATCTCTGCCGCATCTGCTTCCGCCACGAAGCCGAGCGCGGCACGCTGCCCGGCGTTGTCAAATCGAGCTGGTAG